A segment of the Vibrio sp. 16 genome:
CGGTGAACGTTCTGGCTCGACTTCTTCTACTAAACTTGGCTCAAAACCTTGTAGCCATTCTTGCGGTAAACGCGTGTCCAAGAGACGTTCAATCGCTTCAAGTAAGTAGTGTTCGTCGCGACTCATAAAGGAGACCGCGAAGCCCTCTTTGCCAGCTCGGCCAGTACGACCGATACGATGAACGTAGTCTTCTGCTTTATACGGCATATCGAAGTTAACCACTTGCTCTAGCTCTTGTATATCAAGACCTCGAGCGGCGACGTCAGTTGCGATCAGAGCTCTAATTTTGCCTGCTTTGAAATCATCAAGCGCTTTCTGACGCGCACCTTGGCTTTTGTCACCATTGATTGATGCCGCTTTAATGCCATCGAGTTTTAGCTCTTTAACCAGCGCATCACTGCCCTGCTTGGTTTTGGTAAAAACCAAGACTTGCTGCCAGTTTCGAGAGCCGATCAAATACGCAAGGAGCTCCGCTTTACGTTTTTTGTCAACGGGATACACCATCTGTTTGACGGTTTCAGCGGTGCTGTTTGATGCAGAGACTTGTACCTCAACCGGTTCAGATTGAAGCTTGTAAGCGATGTTCTTTATTCGCTTATCAAACGTCGCGGAAAAGAACAGAGTCTGTCTAACGGCATTAAAACGCTTAAGAATACGTTGGATGTCAGGCATGAATCCCATATCTAACATGCGATCCGCTTCGTCGAGCACCAAAAACTCTGACTTAAGAAGGCTCACGTTTTTACAAAACATATGATCGATTAAACGTCCCGGCGTTGCGATCAGAATGTCGCAACCTTGTTCCAAATTACGAGTTTGCACATTCATACTGGTACCGCCGTAAGCAGCAACAATTTTTAGTTCAGTTGCTTGTGCGTATTGAACGAGATTGTCGAATACCTGCTGAGCAAGCTCGCGAGTCGGAACCAGAACCAAGGCGCGAACGTCATTACTTTGTGGATCGCGTTTTGCCTCAGACTCGATTAATTTTTGGATGATCGGTAAACCAAATGCCGCCGTTTTTCCCGTCCCCGTTTGAGCGCCGGCTAAAACGTCTTTCCCCTCCAATACGTGAGGAATAGCTTGCGTTTGAACCTCTGTGGGTTGCTCAAAGCCGAGTGAAGATAATGTGGAAAGTATGGTTGGACATAGCCCAAGTGATTCAAATTGCGTCGACATGCGTGTTACCTATAAATGCAAGGTCGACGATTCTATCAGAATCTCTTGCTCGCAGTTAGTACATCGGGATACAGGCGGGCAAATAGTTGGCTTAGTTGCTCATAATTCTGCTCCAAATAGGGAGTACATTCTGTCAATTGTCCCATTCGTGTCGAACGACGTGACATTCTTTCTAATGCGTAGCCAATATTATCTAGGCTTTGATAAGACTCTAACCAACGCCCTTCCCACATCAAACCGTTAATTCGTTCAAATCGTTCAGGTAATCTGGTTTGCGTAGCGTTAACTTGGCGTTCGGCATGAGTACAAAATAGCTCAAGAGACAGGTGGTGAAAAGCGTCCCAATCACGTGCAAGACAATGGTCCCAAAACATGTCGAGTGCAATGCCAGAGAATCGGCGCGGGCCTTGGGGAAACAACCCTTTTGCTTGTTTGACTAGGGGGTGATTGTCGGTAAACCCATCTACGAAACGATGCAGGCGAACGCCTTGTACAATGGACGGTTGATATTTCCCTTGCGGATCGCCTTTAACAAAATCACCCAGCAAGTTCCCTAACAGGCTCGACTGACAATAATCCGCAATGTGTAAATGGGCAAGATAGTTCACATGATTCCCAGATTGTTATCGCTTGGCTTATAAAAGCACAAAGCCAGCGCGATTGCACTGGCTCATTCTGGTAGCTAGGCACGAGCCTAGGCTTATTTATTGAAGATTTCTTCTGCTAATGCTTCGATTGACTGTTCGTAGTCTGAAAGCTCGAAGCCAATTTCCATTGCATCTAGCAGTTCTAGGCATTCTTCATTTTGTGTTTGGTCACTCATTCTGACCTCCTTTGATAAACAACTTTATAGACCTGCTTACAAGTCTCACCTTGTATATGTGGGCTATTGTTCCTTTTTAAACCTCTTATATGACAGTTTCGTGAAAGTGCAAAGTAATTTTTTATCACGCTTTGACTGCAATCCCATGAAACCGTTTGCAATCAAACATCACAAGCTGCTGTATATATAAGTTTACATCCATAGCAATAAATCTGTACATTTTACTTGAAAGTGTTCTTTTATTTTTACACAATGCACAAAACTAAGGATTAATGGCTAGTTTCAGTTTATTCACTAGCCATAACAGCTAAATACACAACCAATAATGTAAAGAATTATATACATGACTAAATCAAAGGTTTTCGGTAGTACTTTGATCATCGCAGGCACCACCATTGGCGCAGGCATGCTCGCCCTTCCTCTTGCTTCGGCAGGCATCGGTTTCACCACATCACTCGCTATCATGCTAGGTCTATGGGCATTGATGGCGTATACCGCGTTATTGATGGTTGAGGTCCACCAGCATGCTGAACAAGATGCGACTTTACATACGTTAGCAAACCAGTTTCTCGGCAAAAAAGGAAAGTGGGTAGCAAGCTTTGCTATGATGTTCCTGTTTTACGCCCTTTGTGCTGCTTACATCGCCGGAGGTGGTTCACAGTTTGGTGAGCGTATTCAGGCATTCGTCGGGATCGAGGTTTCTTCAACGACTTCTACACTCCTCTTTACCTTAATCGTTGCAAGCGTTGTCACGATTGGCACAGCAACCGTTGACAAGGTAAACCGCGTTTTGTTCTTGGTTAAAGTGGTGGCGATGGCACTTGTGCTGACGTTTTTGGCGCCAAATGTGACTGAGTCTTACCTGTTAAGTATGCCTGTCGAGCAAGGCATTGTGATCGCTGCAATCCCTGTCATTTTCACTTCGTTTGGCTTTCACGGCAGTATTCCTGCTATCGTAAACTACTTAGACGGACACACTCCATCGCTTCGCAAAGCCATTGTCATTGGCTCTGCCATTCCTCTCATCATTTACGTGTTTTGGCAAGTGGTTACACTTGGAGTCGTAAACCAACAGACGCTACTTGAGAATCAAGGCTTAAGCGCATTGATCGGAACTCTCTCTCAAACCGTTCATCAATCTAACCTCAGCCAAACCATCGGGATCTTCGCAGATCTTGCGCTGCTGACCTCTTTTCTTGGCGTAAGCTTGGGTTTGTTTGAGTTTTTAGGGGACACCTTGAAGAAGAAGACAAACGGCGGCTCTCGCGTGATGACCGGGTTAATCACCTTCCTGCCACCCATGGGATTTGCGCTGTTTTACCCACAAGGATTCATTATGGCACTTGGCTATGCAGCGATTGCCTTGGTTGTATTAGCCATTTTCCTACCAATTTTGATGGTGCGAAAAGCTCGTGTTGACGCACCTAAACATCTTTACCAAGTTAAAGGCGGCAATGCGGGGCTTGTCGCGACGAGCGCGGTCGGCGTCGTTATCGTGTTTGCTCAAGTGCTGATCACTGTAGGTCTTTTGCCATCACTTGGCTAAACCTCGTTATACACTAAAGAGCCCTCAATAAATCGAGGGCTCTTTTTCTTTGCAATTTAGTCTACAAAGTCACGGTTTGATCGGTGAATTGAATTTTCTCAATATTCGATAGCGTGTTTGCGCCATCACGATCAGAAATCGTATCTATTAAGCGCACTTGTCCGCCACTATCACGCTCTATGGTGTAGTCAGCCCTCACCCCACTGGCGACAACCGTGTTTTCACCAGAATTCCCTTTAATAATATTGTCATACTGATTAAGTTGAACGTCGCTGTCATTACTTCCAGACAACGTCAGTTTTGTTAGGTACTGAGAATGGTGAGTGTACGGAGCTTTCACATCAAATCGCATTTTGAACGTGCCTGTAAAGGAATCGTCAATGTAGGCATCGTAGGTGAGTGTTTTGGCAAATATTTGCTCAGTGATCGCCTTTGCATTTGAATCTAGGGTATCGAAGTCTTGTCGAGTTTTCACTTTATACATCCCCCACATACCTTCCCCTTGGAAAGCCCCCCAAAGACCATAGTAACTGTCGATAACAGCAGCAAAGTACTCTTGATCAACACTCACTTCATCTTGCCACTCTTTTAATGTATCGGCTGGTGGATTGTAGGCAATGTGTAGCGATTGCTGCTGAATCGTATTGAACCTTTTTGCAAAGATAGGCAACGCCATTTCGTTTTCTTCTGGTGAGTTGTAAACACCAATTCCGTAATCATGAACAAGATGCAAAATTTCCTCGTATGACGCATCTCGATGTTCGTTGTAATCTTGGTTTACGTACCACTTACCTCCCTCTACCTGAATTTCTTCCTCAAATAAGGGCTGCCCTTCGAGATCATCGTTATATTTGGGCGCATCATGGTAGTTCATCAGCTTTAACACGGCGTGATTGTTAGCCATCGTGTTGGCTATCTTGGCTTTTTGAGCAGCTCGACCAAATTCAGTCTCAGGCACAGGCTCCAGATAGTGTTTAAGGACATTCACTGCTTTTACAATTTGGTGCTCAGTTAAACGATCCATGATCAAAATATGAATAGACTTTCCGTTTGGCGCTTTGACGCCGACATAACGGTCGTAACCCGCTCGCGAATAATCAGAAAACTGCGCTGGAACTGACTCTATGTTTACCCCGTGAACAACATGAGGCTCAATATTTGTCTTGGACGTATTGTCTGTACTATTGCACCCTGCGGTTAGCATAGCGGCGAACAGTAGCGTTGTGGTTATTGTTTTCATCACGGCCCTCAAATAAACCCAATCAAAATTATTTATAATCCATTGACTTGGAGTTTATTGTGATTCATCGCGTTCGCCGACAATCCCATACATATGCTTACATACTGGTTGCACGTAGAGACAGTCTTTCATTCAGCAACGATTTCTCAGCGCTCTCCCTTTGTCAGTGATCTGGGCACGTTAATATGACTACAAATGAGAAAGTGAAATTTTTTCCAAGATAACTCGTTCTTATCTAGCGATAACAAAAACAATCGATGAGGTTGATATGAAAGTGAAGTTGAAATTTGCCCTTCCATCCGTTGCCTTGCTGGCACTTATGGCATCATTTTGGGGCAGCGCTAAGGATGGCTCGGGGCAACCGTTAAAAGGCTACGAGGTGGCTACGCTAGCGGGAGGCTGCTTTTGGTGTACTGAGTCGGATTTAGAAAAACTCCCAGGCGTTTTAGACGTTGTATCCGGGTACTCTGGTGGTGAGTTGGAAAACCCAACATACAAACAAGTCTCATCGGGTAAAACGGGTCACATCGAGGTCATTGAAGTGAAGTATGACCCAAAAGCCGTCAGCTATGAGCAAGTCCTTGACCAGTTTTTTCGTCACATCGACCCGACCGACGATCAAGGTTCGTTTGTAGATCGAGGTCGACATTATCGACCAGCTATCTTCTATCACAATGATGTTCAAAAACAAATTGCTCAGCGCTTTATGACCGAGATAGATGAACTCGGTATCTTCAAAAAACCGCTTAAAACAGAACTGATTGAGTTTGAGAAGTTTTGGCCAGCAGAAGAGTATCATCAAGACTACTACAAGCGTAATAAAATCCGTTACAACTACTATCGCTACGCATCCGGTCGTGACCAATATTTGGATGGTATCTTTGGTGAATCTCGTAAAGATGATCCAAAAACGTTACGCCAATTAATCGATGAGAAAAAAGCCGTTTCAAGCATTAAGCCGTACGCAAAACCTTCGGACGACGAAATCAAGTCCAAGCTGTCTGAATTGCAATATTACGTCACTCAAGAGGAAGGCACCGAACGAGCGTTCCGTAACGAATATTGGGATAATAAGCGTGACGGCATCTATGTCGATATTGTCTCCGGCGAGCCCTTATTTAGCTCCACCGATAAATACAAATCGGGCACAGGTTGGCCGAGCTTTACGAAACCGATCAACGCAGGTTACATTGTCACTAAAACTGACTATCACCTAGTCTATCCAAGAACGGAAGTTCGTAGTCGATTTGGGGATTCCCACTTAGGTCATGTCTTTAAAGACGGACCTGCGCCAACAGGGCTGCGTTACTGCATGAACTCTGCTGCAATGCGTTTTATCGCTAAAGAAGATCTCGAGAAAGAGGGCTACGCTGAGTACCTTTACTTGTTCGACAGTTAATCCATCCAAACGTCGATGAATTGGCCAACTTTCGAGTTGGCCTTTTTGTTTAGGCATTGCCCAGAAGATTTTTCAGCTTCGATGCAATTATTTTTGTTATTGACCGTTCTGATATTTGTAGATTAAAGGAGAAATCTATGACTATCACAAAACCGGGCTTACTGCTCGCCTCTACCGCTTTTTGGCTTTGCTTTACTACCCACGCGCAAGAGCAATATTACGATTTCGGCTTTATCGGCGGCAGCGTCAATTATGGTCAAACTGTGTTTTCTGACAAAGACGAAGCTGGTATCTCTGCCGAACCCAATGTCTTTTACAATGGCCAGTATGGATTTATTGATGGCAGTTTAATCAATGTTTCGGTTCTGCCTTATTTTGGCCTCAGTGGAAACTGGCGCTTTGCACAAGTCTCGGATGATTTCGATGACATTCCATCAGGTATCGACAATCGAGATGGCAATGGTGAGCTTGGTTTTACTGTCGGTACCGTCGGGGCACGCTTGACATACTTACACGATGTCACGAGCGAACATAATGGTTACGAGGTGCAACTACATTTAGGTCGAACTTTGGATTTGCCCTTCAACGACATCACGCTTACGCCTTACATCGAGGTCGATTATCTAGACAAAAAGCTTTCTCGCCACCTCTATTCGATTTCCGCCGATGAGTCTCGTTTATCGGGCTTAGACGAGTATGACTCAGGCAGCAGTTGGGTTTATCAAGCTGGGCTTATCAGTATTTATAATCTGTCTGAAAACTGGTTGGGGTTAGCCAAGTTAGAACTTGAACATCATGATAGCGACTCACCCTTAATTCAACGCGATCTCGGTTGGTCTGCCAGTCTTGGTGTCACCTACAAGTTCACCTATTAAAAAAGGAGCCAAACGGCTCCTTCTTATCATGTCACTTAATTACTTCATGATGCGCGCTTTAAAATTGCGCCCTTTCATTTTTCCAGTTTGTAGCTGCTTTAACGCTGGTTTTACGATGTCGTGCTCCACCGCAACGTAAGAAACCATTGGCAAAATGTTGATCTTGCCAATCTTTTTACCATCGAGGCCAGCTTGTTTGGTTAAAGCGCCGAGGATGTCACCCGCACGCACTTTCTGTTTTTTCCCACCCAGAATTTGGATCGTTTGCATCTTAGGGTAAAACGGGCGCTCGATTAGTTTCTCAGGCAATTCTGATGGTGAAACTGCGATATCCATGTACTCATCAATACGAGCAACGCGGTACTCTTCTTTTTCACTATAGAAGCTAAATGCTACCCCTTTCGAACCAGCACGACCTGTACGACCAATGCGGTGGACGTGAACTTCTGGGTCTCTTGAGAGCTCGAAGTTAAACACCGCATCCAAGTTGTCGACATCTAAGCCTCGTGCAGCGACATCTGTTGCCACGAGAATCGAGATACTTTTATTGGCAAACATGGTCAATGCCTGTTCGCGCTCGCGCTGTTCCATATCACCATGCAACTCAACCACACTAAAACCGCGGTGGCTCAGTTCATCGGTCACGTTTTGGACCTCTTTTTTGGTGTTGCAGAACACAACTGAAGATTCAGGTTTATGCGTTAGGAGTAGCGCTTCGAGGGCATCATCGCGCTCCTCAGTGCTATTTAGCTTGAAGAATCGTTGCTCGATGGTGCTTTTCTGGTGCGTGGATTCCACTTTGACCATTTCAGGCGCGACCATCACTTTTTCCGACAACGACTCGATGTTGTCTGGGAATGTCGCACTAAACAGCAGAGTTTGACGCTTACTAGGCGCCGCTTCAATAATGGTATCAATGGCTTCTTCAAAGCCCATATCCAGCATTCTATCGGCTTCATCTAGCACCAGCGTGTTAAGCTCTTTGAGACTGATACGCCCTTTTGACATATGATCAAGAATACGACCTGGCGTCCCCACTAAAATATGCGCGCCATGCTCCAAAGAGCCAATCTGTGGCCCCATTGGCATACCACCACAAAGGGTAAGTACTTTGATGTTATGAATACCGCGCGCTAGGGTACGGATCTCTTTCGCCACTTGGTCGGCAAGCTCTCGTGTTGGACACAAAACCAAAGTTTGTACTCTAAAGCGGCTAACGTTTAGGTTGCTCAACAAACCCAGCGAGAATGTCGCGGTTTTACCCGAGCCGGTTTTACCCTGCCCGATCACATCTTTCCCCGCGAGAACCAAAGGCAATGCCTGTTGCTGAATGGGTGTCATCTCGGTGTAGCCTAGACTATCCAAAGTTTCAGTCAGTTCTGGTCTTAAGTTGAGCGTTTTGAATGAAGTTGTCACAAATTTACCTTGTATACTACGCGTAATTTACAGTGTGAATAACGCGATTTAAAAAGTAAAAACCGCCTCATAATGGAAGCGGTTTTTGGAAATCAGTTTACCGAATCTTGCCTAGCGAATGCCGTGTAAAAACTCATGGCGTGTGGCTGGATTCGATTTAAAAATACCACCTAAAGCCGTCGTAGTTGTCTCGCTAGTTGCATCCATCACTCCACGAGACTTCACGCAGTAATGCGTTGCATCGATCGTAACAGCAACATCATCAGACTCGAGCAAGGTTTGCAGTGCGACCAAAATTTGCTGAGTCATTCGCTCTTGCACTTGTGGGCGTTGAGCGAAGAAACGGACAATACGATTAATCTTAGATAAGCCGATAATCTTGCCACGCGGAATGTACGCGACGGCGGCACGTCCATCAATGGTCACTAAATGGTGCTCACACGTACTCGTGACTGTAATGTCTTTTACACGCACCATTTCACTGACGTTCATTTTGTTTTCAATGACGGTGATTTTCGGGAAATTGGAATAATCTAAACCAGAGAAGATTTCATCAACGTACATCTTGGCAATACGGCGTGGCGTTTCTTCTAAACTGTCATCCGTAAGGTCAAGCTCAAGCAAAGAGAGAATCTTGTGCATGTGATGCTCAATTTTCTGTTTCTTCTCTTCACGATTGAACTGATTAGGCACCATCGGTGTCTCTAATCCTCGGCTTTCTAGCGCATCTTTTACCAACTTCGCGGATTCGCTAAGACCAGACATTCCAATTCCTCTTATTTACCCCTTTAGGATGGCAGACAAGGATACTCGGATTTTTGAATAATTACACCCATATTTTACTGGGGGTCATTATTGCCACGGTCTATTATGTGGTAAAGTGCTTGCCAATAAACACTCTAATAAAATAAATAATTAGGATTTCGATATGGGCTGTTGTGACGCTCCTGGCTTGATGCCACTTGAAGATGCGATGGAACAAATGCTATCGCCAATCAAACCAATCCAAACTACCCTACAATTGCCGCTTGCCGAAGCTATCGGCTACGTTTTAGCAGAAGACATTCTTTCCCCGATATTCGTTCCTCCTTTCGATAATTCAGCGATGGACGGCTACGCAATTCGTATTGCCGATTTACAAGCCAACAACGTTATGCCTGTTGCGGGTAAATCCTTCGCCGGGCAACCTTTTGAAGGTGACTGGCCAAACGGCCACTGCGTTCGCATAATGACGGGCGCGAAAATCCCAGATGGCTGTGACGCGGTCATCATGCAAGAAAACACCGAAGTAACCGATTCAGGTATCCAATTCAATCAAACCGATGTGAAGCCGCAAAACAATATTCGCCCTACCGGTGACGATATTAGTCAAGGTGACGTCGTATTGCCGGGTGGTTCTCGCCTAACCTCACGTGACATTCCGATGATCGCGACGCTGGGTATTAGCCATGTGACCGTCGTTAGGAAACCTCGCGTTGCGTTTTTCTCAACTGGCGACGAACTTAAGCCTCTTGGCGAACCTTTGGATGAAGGTCAAATCTACGACAGCAACCGTTACGGCATTAAGCCACTCATCGAGAATTTTGGTTGTGAACCTATCGACTTGGGTATCATTCCCGATTGCCCTGAGAAACTAAAAGCGACCTTTGAGCAAGCGCAGTCACTGGCTGACGTTGTCGTGACCTCTGGCGGTGTTAGTGTCGGAGAAGCCGACTACACCAAAGACATTCTCGAAGAGCTTGGACAAATCGGCTTTTGGAAACTGGCCATTAAACCTGGTAAACCTTTCGCCTTTGGCAAACTGTCTACCGCTTGGTTCTGCGGCTTGCCGGGCAACCCTGTCTCGGCGGTGTTAACCATGTACGTTCTTGTTCAACCGATGCTTGCAAAACTTGCTGGACACACTGAATGGAAAGCACCGGAATCGATCCCTGCAATTACCAAAAGTGCGTTCAAGAAAGTACCTGGCCGCACAGATTATCAGCGCGGTATCTATCGCATTGAAAATGGTCAGTTTGTGGTTGAAACCACAGGCAACCAAAGTTCAGGCGCCTTCCGCTCCATGAGCTTAGCCAATTGTTTTGTCGTATTGGAGCGCGAGCGTGGTCGTGTAGAAGCGGGAGAAACCGTGAACATTCAACTGTTTAACTCAACCTTATACTAGGAGCATCCATTGGAGATTTTATCTGACCAAGAGATGCTGCGATACAACCGTCAGATCATACTCAAGCAGTTTGATTTTGAAGGGCAAGAGGCGCTCAAACAAAGCTCTGTGTTGGTGTTAGGCACTGGTGGATTAGGCTGCGCGTCAAGCCAATATCTTGCAACCGCTGGCGTTGGCAAATTGACCCTAGTGGATGATGACGTGGTAGAGCTGTCTAATTTACAGCGCCAAGTACTTCACCATGACTCAGACATTGGTAAAAAAAAGGTTGAATCCGCGGCCGATGCACTAAAGGAGCTCAACCCGTACCTCAACGTTGCGACGGTTGATAAGCGACTGAGCGACACTGAACTGAAAACGCTGATCGAGCAACACACCTTGGTGCTCGATGCCTCAGACAATGTCGACACACGCAACCAACTCAATCGCCTTTGCTACGCGGCTAAAGTGCCTCTTGTTTCCGGCGCAGCCATTCGAATGGAAGGTCAAATCAGCGTCTTTACTTATCAAGATGCGGAGCAGCCTTGTTATGAATGTCTCAGTGCGTTGTTTGGTGATGGCGCGTTAAGCTGTGTTGAAGCCGGAGTCATGGCGCCGGTTGTTGGCATTGTTGGCGCAGTGCAAGCAATGGAAGCCATCAAGGTCATCGCAAACTACGGTACCCCTAAACAAGGGAAGATACTAATGCTTGATGCGATGACCATGTCTTGGCGTGAGATGAAGTTGATGAAAATGCCAACTTGTTCAGTATGTAACTAAACGCATTTTTGCTAACGATAAGGCGGTAATGTATTGATGAATAACCCTAAAATCTATCT
Coding sequences within it:
- the folE gene encoding GTP cyclohydrolase I FolE, whose amino-acid sequence is MSGLSESAKLVKDALESRGLETPMVPNQFNREEKKQKIEHHMHKILSLLELDLTDDSLEETPRRIAKMYVDEIFSGLDYSNFPKITVIENKMNVSEMVRVKDITVTSTCEHHLVTIDGRAAVAYIPRGKIIGLSKINRIVRFFAQRPQVQERMTQQILVALQTLLESDDVAVTIDATHYCVKSRGVMDATSETTTTALGGIFKSNPATRHEFLHGIR
- a CDS encoding MipA/OmpV family protein translates to MTITKPGLLLASTAFWLCFTTHAQEQYYDFGFIGGSVNYGQTVFSDKDEAGISAEPNVFYNGQYGFIDGSLINVSVLPYFGLSGNWRFAQVSDDFDDIPSGIDNRDGNGELGFTVGTVGARLTYLHDVTSEHNGYEVQLHLGRTLDLPFNDITLTPYIEVDYLDKKLSRHLYSISADESRLSGLDEYDSGSSWVYQAGLISIYNLSENWLGLAKLELEHHDSDSPLIQRDLGWSASLGVTYKFTY
- the msrB gene encoding peptide-methionine (R)-S-oxide reductase MsrB, producing MKVKLKFALPSVALLALMASFWGSAKDGSGQPLKGYEVATLAGGCFWCTESDLEKLPGVLDVVSGYSGGELENPTYKQVSSGKTGHIEVIEVKYDPKAVSYEQVLDQFFRHIDPTDDQGSFVDRGRHYRPAIFYHNDVQKQIAQRFMTEIDELGIFKKPLKTELIEFEKFWPAEEYHQDYYKRNKIRYNYYRYASGRDQYLDGIFGESRKDDPKTLRQLIDEKKAVSSIKPYAKPSDDEIKSKLSELQYYVTQEEGTERAFRNEYWDNKRDGIYVDIVSGEPLFSSTDKYKSGTGWPSFTKPINAGYIVTKTDYHLVYPRTEVRSRFGDSHLGHVFKDGPAPTGLRYCMNSAAMRFIAKEDLEKEGYAEYLYLFDS
- the moeA gene encoding molybdopterin molybdotransferase MoeA, translated to MGCCDAPGLMPLEDAMEQMLSPIKPIQTTLQLPLAEAIGYVLAEDILSPIFVPPFDNSAMDGYAIRIADLQANNVMPVAGKSFAGQPFEGDWPNGHCVRIMTGAKIPDGCDAVIMQENTEVTDSGIQFNQTDVKPQNNIRPTGDDISQGDVVLPGGSRLTSRDIPMIATLGISHVTVVRKPRVAFFSTGDELKPLGEPLDEGQIYDSNRYGIKPLIENFGCEPIDLGIIPDCPEKLKATFEQAQSLADVVVTSGGVSVGEADYTKDILEELGQIGFWKLAIKPGKPFAFGKLSTAWFCGLPGNPVSAVLTMYVLVQPMLAKLAGHTEWKAPESIPAITKSAFKKVPGRTDYQRGIYRIENGQFVVETTGNQSSGAFRSMSLANCFVVLERERGRVEAGETVNIQLFNSTLY
- a CDS encoding aromatic amino acid transport family protein produces the protein MTKSKVFGSTLIIAGTTIGAGMLALPLASAGIGFTTSLAIMLGLWALMAYTALLMVEVHQHAEQDATLHTLANQFLGKKGKWVASFAMMFLFYALCAAYIAGGGSQFGERIQAFVGIEVSSTTSTLLFTLIVASVVTIGTATVDKVNRVLFLVKVVAMALVLTFLAPNVTESYLLSMPVEQGIVIAAIPVIFTSFGFHGSIPAIVNYLDGHTPSLRKAIVIGSAIPLIIYVFWQVVTLGVVNQQTLLENQGLSALIGTLSQTVHQSNLSQTIGIFADLALLTSFLGVSLGLFEFLGDTLKKKTNGGSRVMTGLITFLPPMGFALFYPQGFIMALGYAAIALVVLAIFLPILMVRKARVDAPKHLYQVKGGNAGLVATSAVGVVIVFAQVLITVGLLPSLG
- the moeB gene encoding molybdopterin-synthase adenylyltransferase MoeB: MEILSDQEMLRYNRQIILKQFDFEGQEALKQSSVLVLGTGGLGCASSQYLATAGVGKLTLVDDDVVELSNLQRQVLHHDSDIGKKKVESAADALKELNPYLNVATVDKRLSDTELKTLIEQHTLVLDASDNVDTRNQLNRLCYAAKVPLVSGAAIRMEGQISVFTYQDAEQPCYECLSALFGDGALSCVEAGVMAPVVGIVGAVQAMEAIKVIANYGTPKQGKILMLDAMTMSWREMKLMKMPTCSVCN
- the dbpA gene encoding ATP-dependent RNA helicase DbpA, which gives rise to MTTSFKTLNLRPELTETLDSLGYTEMTPIQQQALPLVLAGKDVIGQGKTGSGKTATFSLGLLSNLNVSRFRVQTLVLCPTRELADQVAKEIRTLARGIHNIKVLTLCGGMPMGPQIGSLEHGAHILVGTPGRILDHMSKGRISLKELNTLVLDEADRMLDMGFEEAIDTIIEAAPSKRQTLLFSATFPDNIESLSEKVMVAPEMVKVESTHQKSTIEQRFFKLNSTEERDDALEALLLTHKPESSVVFCNTKKEVQNVTDELSHRGFSVVELHGDMEQREREQALTMFANKSISILVATDVAARGLDVDNLDAVFNFELSRDPEVHVHRIGRTGRAGSKGVAFSFYSEKEEYRVARIDEYMDIAVSPSELPEKLIERPFYPKMQTIQILGGKKQKVRAGDILGALTKQAGLDGKKIGKINILPMVSYVAVEHDIVKPALKQLQTGKMKGRNFKARIMK
- a CDS encoding ACP phosphodiesterase, with the translated sequence MNYLAHLHIADYCQSSLLGNLLGDFVKGDPQGKYQPSIVQGVRLHRFVDGFTDNHPLVKQAKGLFPQGPRRFSGIALDMFWDHCLARDWDAFHHLSLELFCTHAERQVNATQTRLPERFERINGLMWEGRWLESYQSLDNIGYALERMSRRSTRMGQLTECTPYLEQNYEQLSQLFARLYPDVLTASKRF
- a CDS encoding DEAD/DEAH box helicase, which produces MSTQFESLGLCPTILSTLSSLGFEQPTEVQTQAIPHVLEGKDVLAGAQTGTGKTAAFGLPIIQKLIESEAKRDPQSNDVRALVLVPTRELAQQVFDNLVQYAQATELKIVAAYGGTSMNVQTRNLEQGCDILIATPGRLIDHMFCKNVSLLKSEFLVLDEADRMLDMGFMPDIQRILKRFNAVRQTLFFSATFDKRIKNIAYKLQSEPVEVQVSASNSTAETVKQMVYPVDKKRKAELLAYLIGSRNWQQVLVFTKTKQGSDALVKELKLDGIKAASINGDKSQGARQKALDDFKAGKIRALIATDVAARGLDIQELEQVVNFDMPYKAEDYVHRIGRTGRAGKEGFAVSFMSRDEHYLLEAIERLLDTRLPQEWLQGFEPSLVEEVEPERSPRRKSRSSDKRKMKAKLKIHANRGKKR